The Egibacteraceae bacterium genome has a segment encoding these proteins:
- a CDS encoding plastocyanin/azurin family copper-binding protein: MRILMLALVAVLALGIGACTPQEPDVTEEEQVGAAQRPEEPAEGEAEDGGNGEAGGETFTFVAVDIDWGDHPSELPAGDVTLELDNQGGIFHDLVIEELGNEVVAEAEGGETDSGTVTLEPGEYTIFCDVPGHRQAGMETTVTVS, translated from the coding sequence GCTCGTGGCCGTGCTGGCCTTGGGCATCGGGGCCTGCACCCCACAGGAGCCCGACGTCACGGAGGAGGAGCAGGTCGGCGCTGCTCAGCGTCCCGAGGAGCCCGCGGAAGGCGAGGCAGAGGACGGGGGCAACGGCGAGGCGGGCGGCGAGACGTTCACGTTCGTCGCCGTCGACATCGACTGGGGCGACCATCCCAGCGAGCTGCCCGCCGGCGATGTCACCCTCGAGCTGGACAACCAGGGCGGCATCTTCCACGACCTCGTGATCGAGGAGCTCGGCAACGAGGTCGTGGCCGAGGCCGAGGGCGGCGAGACCGACTCGGGCACCGTCACCCTGGAGCCGGGGGAGTACACGATCTTCTGCGACGTGCCCGGGCACCGGCAGGCCGGCATGGAGACGACCGTCACCGTCTCCTAG